From the genome of Scytonema hofmannii PCC 7110, one region includes:
- the modB gene encoding molybdate ABC transporter permease subunit, with product MPYDLSPLWISLKTSLLATLITFFLGIAAAYWMLGYRGKGKSLIEGIFVSPLILPPTVVGFLLLLLFGKNGPLGKLMEPLNFSVVFTWYGAAIAATVVSFPLMYRTALGAFEQIDSNLLRVARTLGVKDSTIFWRISLPLALPGVLAATTLAFARALGEFGATLMLAGNIPGQTQTIPMAIYFAVEGGAIGEAWFWSIAIITISLSGIIATNFWQENQGKRKGQGAGRREQGAGSREQGDKEKNFSPNSGLFVDIEKRLPGFNLNVFLSADDQPLGLLGGSGAGKSMILRCIAGIETPTSGRIVLNGRVLFDSQQGIDLPPRDRKVGFVVQNYALFPHMTVAQNIAFGLPKGLSATAIRQQVEAQLITVHLEGLGDRYPHQLSGGQQQRVALARALASHPEALLLDEPFSALDTHLRSQLEQQMVETLASYEGTTLFVTHNMEEAYRVCPNLLVLDKGQVAHSGTRHDIFEHPATTSVAQLTGCKNFSRAVALTSHQVEAVEWGCTLNVVEPVPEFLSDIGIRAHHLSLSNDPTQENTFPCWLARTSETPHRMTLFLKLNGEPKSQSDYHLQAEVFKEKWAVLKDRPMPWYVRLDPLRIILME from the coding sequence ATGCCCTACGATCTCTCTCCTTTGTGGATATCCCTCAAAACCTCCTTACTTGCAACATTGATTACCTTTTTTCTTGGTATTGCTGCTGCCTATTGGATGCTGGGATATCGAGGGAAAGGGAAGTCTTTAATTGAGGGCATTTTTGTTTCTCCTCTGATTTTACCTCCCACAGTTGTTGGCTTTTTGCTACTCCTATTGTTTGGTAAAAATGGCCCGTTGGGAAAACTCATGGAGCCTTTGAACTTCAGTGTTGTCTTCACTTGGTATGGTGCGGCGATCGCAGCAACAGTGGTGTCTTTTCCATTGATGTATAGAACAGCATTAGGAGCTTTTGAGCAAATAGATAGTAATCTTTTGCGGGTTGCTCGAACTCTTGGTGTAAAAGACTCCACAATATTTTGGCGCATCAGTTTACCTCTAGCGCTACCGGGGGTTTTGGCTGCAACAACTTTGGCTTTCGCTCGTGCTTTGGGTGAATTCGGTGCAACCTTGATGTTAGCAGGGAATATTCCAGGGCAAACTCAGACTATCCCAATGGCAATTTATTTTGCCGTTGAGGGTGGAGCTATCGGCGAAGCTTGGTTTTGGTCAATTGCCATCATAACGATCTCTCTATCTGGAATTATTGCAACTAACTTTTGGCAGGAAAACCAGGGGAAGAGAAAAGGACAGGGAGCAGGAAGGAGAGAGCAGGGAGCAGGGAGCAGGGAGCAGGGGGACAAAGAGAAAAACTTCTCCCCAAACTCTGGCTTATTTGTTGACATTGAGAAGCGTCTCCCTGGCTTCAATTTAAACGTCTTTTTGAGTGCTGATGACCAACCATTGGGATTGTTGGGAGGATCTGGGGCTGGCAAAAGCATGATTCTACGTTGTATCGCTGGGATAGAAACTCCAACATCGGGTCGCATTGTTCTTAATGGGCGGGTGTTATTTGACTCTCAACAGGGGATCGATCTGCCACCACGCGATCGCAAAGTTGGTTTTGTCGTGCAAAATTACGCTCTCTTCCCCCACATGACAGTAGCGCAAAATATTGCCTTTGGCTTACCAAAAGGATTGTCTGCAACAGCTATTCGACAACAAGTGGAAGCCCAATTGATAACCGTTCATTTAGAAGGATTGGGCGATCGCTATCCCCATCAACTCTCAGGTGGACAGCAGCAAAGAGTAGCCTTGGCGAGGGCTTTAGCAAGTCACCCAGAAGCACTGTTACTTGATGAGCCATTTTCTGCACTAGACACTCACCTGCGAAGTCAACTAGAACAGCAAATGGTGGAGACATTAGCATCTTACGAAGGAACAACTCTGTTTGTCACTCATAATATGGAAGAGGCTTATCGAGTTTGTCCCAATTTGCTAGTTTTAGATAAAGGACAAGTCGCTCATTCCGGAACGAGACACGATATTTTTGAGCACCCCGCCACGACTAGCGTTGCTCAGTTGACAGGATGTAAAAACTTTTCTCGTGCAGTTGCTTTAACATCGCATCAAGTCGAAGCCGTAGAGTGGGGTTGTACCCTTAACGTTGTTGAACCCGTTCCAGAATTTTTATCTGATATTGGAATTCGCGCCCATCATCTCAGTCTCAGTAACGATCCAACTCAAGAAAATACCTTTCCTTGCTGGCTAGCAAGAACGAGTGAAACTCCACACCGAATGACATTGTTTCTCAAGCTGAACGGTGAACCCAAGAGTCAGTCTGATTACCACTTGCAAGCAGAGGTGTTTAAGGAGAAATGGGCAGTTTTGAAAGATCGACCAATGCCTTGGTACGTCCGTTTAGATCCCTTGCGAATTATCTTAATGGAGTGA
- a CDS encoding NifB/NifX family molybdenum-iron cluster-binding protein: MKIAFMTTDRVNVNAHFGSAQEVDVYEVSETGYKFVETLLFETPSKKAEKVSETSEGGCKHGKSDCKKGQDGSKEAEGSSKKDKDGESDDKVARKLEVLADCIIVYVASIGGTAAAKLIKNGMMPVKPRSDEENIVYILNRLVEALKGNPPPWLRKALQGKVTSDQ; encoded by the coding sequence ATGAAGATTGCCTTCATGACAACTGACAGAGTTAATGTCAACGCTCATTTTGGTTCGGCGCAAGAGGTTGATGTTTATGAAGTCTCAGAAACTGGATACAAGTTTGTCGAAACGCTTCTCTTTGAAACGCCATCTAAAAAAGCTGAAAAAGTTTCTGAAACCAGTGAAGGTGGTTGCAAACATGGTAAAAGTGACTGCAAAAAAGGTCAAGATGGTTCCAAAGAAGCTGAAGGTAGCTCGAAAAAAGATAAAGATGGTGAAAGTGATGATAAAGTGGCACGCAAACTAGAAGTGTTAGCTGATTGTATCATTGTTTATGTCGCCTCAATTGGTGGTACAGCTGCTGCTAAGTTAATCAAAAACGGTATGATGCCAGTTAAACCGCGATCGGATGAAGAAAATATTGTTTATATTTTGAATAGGTTGGTGGAGGCTCTCAAAGGAAATCCTCCTCCTTGGTTGCGTAAAGCTTTACAGGGAAAAGTGACCAGTGACCAGTGA
- the ltrA gene encoding group II intron reverse transcriptase/maturase yields MKRVKNLRRRIFRATQSGEWRKVRSLMKLMLRSFSNLLVAIRRVTQLNQGKKTAGVDGFVALKPSQRIEIIQMVRDFKPKDILPTKRVYIPKASGKLRPLGIPSIVDRVKQAIILNAWEPYFETFFEEHSYGFRPGRSTHDAIEQVFNRVATGNGTWILDADIRGAFDNISHDFITERVKMLPGNEYAQGWLKAGYVEQEITKVTDKGTPQGGIISPLLANIALDGIGVYLKNLTIRKKYRNGYNRSGTPSYRYDAISPFGFIRYADDFLITAPSFEMIEAVLPHIELLLQIRGLELNPDKTKLVHIDAGFNYLGFNVRHYNGTTIIKPEKEKVLTKIREIKKWLRKNQNASPEAVINYLNPIIRGFANYYRTVCSKEALYYFDSELWRALYKWGKRRHPNKGKKWIAKKYFNVQGKNAQANKWDFISTIKNRKGKSEIITLVKAGSTPIIRHIKVAGTNSPDDPNLRKYWTDRAKKMGKTRFAKGSLYHLVAEKQKHTCPECGESIHNGEPLHLHHTIPIRLGGEDKPNNLVWLHSACHRNTHSKKSGKEEPSDHAHN; encoded by the coding sequence ATGAAACGAGTTAAGAATCTGAGAAGAAGGATTTTCCGTGCCACCCAGTCAGGCGAATGGCGTAAAGTCAGGAGTCTAATGAAGCTAATGTTAAGGAGCTTTTCCAATCTACTTGTTGCGATCCGAAGGGTAACACAACTAAATCAGGGAAAGAAAACAGCGGGTGTTGACGGTTTTGTTGCCCTAAAACCAAGCCAAAGAATAGAAATAATTCAAATGGTGAGGGACTTTAAGCCAAAGGATATCCTACCCACCAAACGGGTGTATATCCCCAAAGCAAGCGGCAAGTTAAGACCGCTCGGCATCCCCTCCATAGTGGACCGGGTGAAACAGGCAATAATCCTCAATGCATGGGAACCATACTTTGAAACTTTCTTTGAGGAGCATAGTTATGGCTTCCGACCTGGAAGAAGCACACACGATGCAATAGAACAAGTATTCAACAGAGTTGCTACTGGCAACGGCACATGGATACTTGATGCTGACATACGAGGTGCTTTCGACAACATAAGCCACGATTTCATCACAGAAAGAGTGAAAATGTTACCAGGAAACGAGTACGCCCAAGGGTGGTTAAAGGCAGGATATGTAGAGCAGGAAATCACCAAAGTAACCGATAAGGGAACACCCCAAGGCGGCATAATCTCACCTCTCCTAGCAAACATCGCGCTTGATGGGATAGGTGTATACCTGAAAAACTTAACAATCAGGAAGAAATACCGCAATGGATACAACAGAAGCGGAACACCTTCTTACAGGTACGACGCAATCAGCCCTTTTGGATTCATAAGGTACGCAGACGATTTCCTGATTACCGCCCCTAGCTTTGAAATGATAGAGGCAGTCCTACCTCACATTGAATTACTGCTTCAAATTAGAGGGTTAGAACTTAATCCTGATAAAACAAAGCTCGTCCACATAGACGCTGGCTTTAACTATTTAGGATTCAACGTCAGGCACTATAATGGCACTACCATTATTAAACCTGAAAAAGAAAAAGTTCTTACCAAAATCAGGGAAATCAAAAAATGGTTGAGAAAAAACCAAAATGCATCTCCTGAAGCAGTAATTAACTACCTAAACCCAATTATTAGAGGATTTGCCAACTACTACAGAACGGTCTGCTCCAAAGAAGCTTTATACTACTTTGACAGCGAATTATGGAGAGCCTTGTATAAATGGGGGAAAAGGCGACATCCCAATAAAGGCAAAAAGTGGATTGCCAAGAAATATTTTAATGTTCAAGGTAAAAACGCCCAAGCAAATAAATGGGACTTCATCTCCACAATCAAAAACCGCAAAGGAAAGTCGGAAATTATCACCCTTGTCAAAGCAGGTTCAACACCCATAATCCGCCACATTAAAGTAGCAGGCACTAACTCCCCAGATGACCCCAATCTACGCAAATACTGGACAGATAGAGCCAAGAAAATGGGTAAAACCCGATTCGCAAAAGGAAGTTTGTACCACCTAGTAGCGGAAAAACAAAAGCATACATGCCCAGAATGCGGAGAATCTATACACAACGGGGAACCATTGCATCTACACCACACCATACCAATACGCCTTGGTGGAGAGGATAAGCCAAACAACCTAGTATGGTTACACTCAGCCTGCCATAGGAACACCCATAGCAAGAAGTCAGGAAAGGAAGAACCCTCAGACCACGCACACAACTAG
- the modA gene encoding molybdate ABC transporter substrate-binding protein — protein sequence MKRRQLFAFLSIAIASLLLALGLRLFDASPVRAQSNSQLLVSAAASLKDVMGEINTLHQKDKPNVKISYNFGASGALQQQIEQGAPADIFISAAQKQMDALEQKGLLLSGTRANLANNSLVLVVPDKSTGVTNFNALTDAKVKKIAIGEPRSVPAGQYGEQVLQKLGVFDKVKPKLVYANNVRQVLASVESGNADAGLVYATDAKISKNVKVVATAAENSHSPIVYPMAVLKSSKNPQAAGEFVKFLSSQPAKEVLQKYGFIIP from the coding sequence ATGAAAAGAAGACAACTTTTTGCCTTCCTCAGCATAGCTATTGCTAGCCTACTCTTGGCGCTTGGCTTGCGATTGTTCGATGCATCTCCTGTCAGAGCACAGTCTAACTCCCAACTCCTCGTTTCTGCGGCTGCTAGCCTTAAAGATGTTATGGGGGAAATTAACACCCTGCACCAAAAAGATAAACCGAACGTCAAGATTAGTTATAACTTTGGTGCTTCTGGTGCTTTGCAACAACAGATTGAGCAAGGCGCACCTGCGGATATCTTTATCTCTGCTGCACAAAAACAGATGGATGCTCTGGAGCAAAAGGGGTTATTACTTTCTGGGACTCGCGCTAACTTGGCAAACAACAGTCTAGTTTTGGTTGTCCCTGACAAGTCTACTGGGGTTACTAACTTCAATGCTTTGACTGACGCAAAGGTTAAAAAAATTGCGATCGGCGAACCCAGAAGTGTTCCTGCTGGGCAGTATGGCGAGCAAGTTCTGCAAAAATTGGGCGTTTTTGATAAAGTCAAACCCAAGTTAGTTTACGCAAACAATGTGCGTCAAGTATTGGCGTCTGTAGAAAGTGGTAATGCTGATGCGGGTTTGGTTTACGCTACTGACGCCAAAATCTCTAAAAATGTGAAAGTTGTTGCCACAGCTGCTGAGAATAGCCACTCTCCTATCGTTTACCCCATGGCAGTCCTTAAGAGCAGTAAAAATCCTCAGGCTGCTGGAGAGTTTGTTAAGTTCTTATCCAGCCAACCTGCTAAGGAAGTCTTGCAAAAGTATGGATTTATCATACCGTAA
- a CDS encoding PAS domain-containing sensor histidine kinase, with the protein MDISNNFVHTTQETETEIALRQSQQRLQEAQRIAHIGNWEIDVATQITIWSEEVFRIFGLEPRPEAPPPHEHKQQIHPDDLLVWQKKLEQAIAQPTTFNFDLRIYRPDGSLRYLNIIGESQADESGQVIKLVGTVMDISERKQAEIALQQVLQQTDYQSCLLQAVLNSTPDWIFAKDTNFRYILASRSYAAAIGKTVEEILGKDDLELGFSEELVFGNSAKGIRGFRADDRTALAGKPVCNSFDPATIADGSLRIFDIRKNPLYDLDGKVFGVLGLSRDLTERYHAEEAMRRSEAQLKEKAEELTRTLQELQQTQMQMIHSEKMSSLGQLVAGVAHEINNPVNFIHGNLSHANQYSHEILELLALYQKHYPIPHLEIQKQAEAIDLEFIQQDLLKLLSSMRVGTERIQSIVASLRTFSRMDESEMKKVNIHDGIDSTLMILQHKLKGKSSYPQIQVIKEYGDLPLVECYPGQLNQVFMNILSNAIDALEEAFSIGFWSFEGDEKQNNSPQIYIRTEVIHNQVFIHIADNGLGMTENIRQRIFDPFFTTKPVGKGTGMGLSISYQIVTEKHDGSLYCVSKPDLGTEFILQIPLKQK; encoded by the coding sequence ATGGATATTAGCAATAACTTCGTGCATACAACCCAGGAAACCGAGACAGAAATTGCGTTGCGTCAGAGCCAACAGCGATTGCAAGAAGCTCAAAGAATTGCTCACATTGGTAATTGGGAAATAGATGTTGCCACCCAAATCACTATTTGGTCAGAAGAAGTCTTCCGTATTTTTGGTTTGGAACCTAGACCAGAAGCACCACCGCCCCACGAACACAAACAGCAAATTCACCCAGACGACTTACTTGTTTGGCAAAAAAAACTAGAACAAGCGATCGCTCAACCCACTACTTTTAATTTTGACTTACGCATTTACCGTCCTGATGGTTCCCTGCGTTATCTTAACATCATCGGAGAATCCCAAGCAGATGAATCCGGACAAGTCATCAAACTTGTGGGTACTGTCATGGATATTAGCGAACGCAAGCAAGCCGAAATCGCATTACAGCAAGTTTTACAACAAACTGACTATCAATCCTGCTTGCTGCAAGCAGTGCTGAATTCTACCCCGGACTGGATTTTTGCCAAAGACACAAACTTTCGTTACATCCTAGCCAGTCGGAGTTATGCAGCCGCAATTGGGAAAACTGTGGAAGAGATTCTTGGCAAAGACGATCTGGAGTTAGGTTTTTCTGAAGAACTTGTCTTTGGAAATTCAGCAAAAGGCATTCGAGGATTCCGCGCTGACGATCGCACGGCGTTAGCTGGTAAACCTGTATGTAACTCCTTCGATCCTGCGACAATCGCAGATGGTTCGCTACGTATCTTCGATATCCGTAAAAATCCTTTATACGACTTAGATGGAAAAGTGTTTGGAGTACTTGGATTAAGCCGTGACTTAACCGAGCGCTATCATGCAGAAGAAGCCATGCGTCGTTCCGAAGCACAACTTAAGGAGAAAGCCGAAGAATTGACGCGCACTTTACAGGAACTTCAGCAAACGCAAATGCAGATGATCCACAGTGAAAAAATGTCTAGTTTGGGACAACTAGTAGCTGGAGTCGCTCACGAAATTAATAATCCTGTGAACTTTATTCATGGCAACCTCTCTCACGCCAATCAATACAGCCACGAAATTCTAGAATTGCTAGCTCTTTACCAGAAACATTACCCAATTCCACATTTAGAGATTCAGAAACAAGCAGAAGCGATCGACCTGGAATTTATACAACAAGATTTACTTAAACTTCTATCCTCAATGCGCGTTGGCACAGAACGCATCCAGTCAATTGTAGCATCTCTTCGCACATTTTCCCGCATGGATGAATCCGAAATGAAAAAGGTTAATATCCATGATGGTATTGATAGTACGTTAATGATTTTACAACACAAGCTCAAAGGGAAAAGTTCTTATCCCCAAATTCAAGTTATTAAAGAATATGGCGACTTACCATTGGTGGAATGCTACCCCGGACAGTTGAATCAAGTATTTATGAATATTTTGAGTAATGCCATTGATGCTTTGGAAGAGGCTTTCTCCATTGGTTTTTGGTCATTTGAAGGAGACGAAAAACAAAATAACAGTCCTCAAATTTACATTCGTACTGAAGTAATACATAACCAAGTTTTTATTCACATTGCTGACAATGGACTGGGCATGACTGAAAATATTCGTCAGCGAATTTTCGATCCTTTTTTCACAACAAAGCCTGTGGGTAAAGGAACTGGAATGGGCTTGTCCATTAGTTACCAAATTGTGACAGAAAAACATGATGGCTCACTTTACTGTGTTTCAAAACCCGATTTAGGAACAGAGTTTATCCTTCAGATTCCTTTAAAACAGAAGTAA